The genomic DNA GAAGAAACGGAATGAAATCCTCCAAATGACGATGTTGAAACCAGCCATCGCCATCCTTGACGAAATCGATTCAGGTCTTGATATCGATGCGCTTAAAGTCGTCGCAAAAGGTGTCAACGAAATGCGTTCACCTGAATTCGGCTGCTTGATCATCACGCACTATCAACGCCTCTTGAACTATATCGAGCCAGACTTCATCCACATCATGATGGGCGGAAAAATCGTCATGTCAGGTGGAAAAGAACTTGCACACCGTTTAGAAGCAGAAGGTTATGACTGGGTTAAAAAAGAACTCGGCATCGAAGAAGTCGAAATCGAAACAAAAGCGTAAGACGAGGGAGGAAGCATGATGACTGTAGAACTGAATCTTGCAGTAAATCGCGAGGCAGTGGCAGAACGTGCGACTCGCTTAGGGGAACCCGCTTGGATGATCTCTAAGCGTCAAGACGCACTGGATCTTGCCCCAACGCTCGCATTGCCAAAAGTAGAAAAAATCAAAATCGGTGGCTGGAACTTCACAGAGGGAACAGCAGATCTTGAGACAGTAACAGGTCTGACACCGGATATCGAAACATTGATCGGTGAAAACCGTGACCATATGCTGATCACGCGCAACGGACAACTCGTTCACGCGCAAAACAGCGAAGCGGCGAACGGTGTCATCTTCACGACACTCGAAGACGCAATGAAACATCACCCAGAACTGATCGAGAAATACTTCATGACAGAAGGCGTCAACGTCAATGAAGACCGTCTCGCAGCACTCAACGCGGCACTCATGAACGGCGGTACATTCCTTTATGTACCAAAAGGCTTGAAGTTGACGGTTCCGATGCAAGCAATCTATACGCTGGAGCAAGCGGGTGGTGCACTTTACCACCATGCGATCATCATTGCTGACGCGGACAGCGAACTGACGTATATCGAAAGTTTCGTGTCGTATGGCGAAGAAGCGCATAACGTCAACGTCGTCACGGAAGTGTTCGTTGAAGACAACGCCAAAGTCCTCTTTGGTGGTGTCGATACACTGGCAAAAGGTGCTGTCACATATATGAACCGTCGCGGTGTCGTCAAACAAGGCGCGAAACTCGAATGGGCACTCGGTCACATGAATGACGGAAACACGATCACAGAAACGAAAACACACCTCGTCGGTAACGATTCGTTCTCTGACACGAAAGCCGTAACGGTTGGTCGTGGCGATCAAAAACAAAACTTCAACGTCCGGACAGACCATTTTGGTAAAGGTTCGGAAGGTTTCATCTTGATTCACGGTGTTCAAAAAGATTCGGCAACATCGATCTTCAACGGAACATCGATGATTCACCATGGCGCTTCAAAATCAAACGGTGTCCAAACGGAACGTGTACTCATGTTGTCTGAAAAGGCACGTGGTGACGCGAACCCGATCCTCTTGATTGATGAAGATGATGTCATGGCAGGACACGCGGCATCTGTC from Exiguobacterium sibiricum 7-3 includes the following:
- the sufD gene encoding Fe-S cluster assembly protein SufD; its protein translation is MTVELNLAVNREAVAERATRLGEPAWMISKRQDALDLAPTLALPKVEKIKIGGWNFTEGTADLETVTGLTPDIETLIGENRDHMLITRNGQLVHAQNSEAANGVIFTTLEDAMKHHPELIEKYFMTEGVNVNEDRLAALNAALMNGGTFLYVPKGLKLTVPMQAIYTLEQAGGALYHHAIIIADADSELTYIESFVSYGEEAHNVNVVTEVFVEDNAKVLFGGVDTLAKGAVTYMNRRGVVKQGAKLEWALGHMNDGNTITETKTHLVGNDSFSDTKAVTVGRGDQKQNFNVRTDHFGKGSEGFILIHGVQKDSATSIFNGTSMIHHGASKSNGVQTERVLMLSEKARGDANPILLIDEDDVMAGHAASVGRVDELQLYYLMSRGLSRKEAERLVVHGFLQPVVSELAIDSVKERLVQVIEGKVN